The Corvus moneduloides isolate bCorMon1 chromosome 5, bCorMon1.pri, whole genome shotgun sequence genome includes a region encoding these proteins:
- the ANXA10 gene encoding annexin A10, with translation MYKRLPSTQGTILPAPNFNPIMDAQLLGGALQGISCEKDVLIDILTQRCNSQRLMIAEAYRDMYSRDLITDLKENLSHHFKEVMVGLMYPPASYDAHELWHALTGVDIEEKCLIDILASRSNMEIFQMKEAYLMQYNTDLQQDIDSETSGHFRDTLMNLAQGTRMEGYADPSTAAQDAMILWEACQQKTGEHKNMLQMILCNRSHQQLWMVFQEFQNISGQDIVDAINECYDGYFQELLIAIVLCIRDKPSYFAYRLYNAIHDFGFHNKTVIRILIARSEIDLMNIRQRYKERYRKSLFHDIKHFASGHYESALLAICAGDTEDY, from the exons ATGTACAAAAGACTTCCAAGT acACAAGGAACGATTCTTCCCGCTCCAAATTTTAACCCTATAATGGATGCCCAGTTGCTAGGAGGAGCCCTACAGGGAATTA GTTGTGAAAAAGATGTGTTGATTGATATCCTAACTCAGCGTTGCAACTCACAGCGGCTCATGATTGCTGAGGCATACAGAGACATGTACAGCAGG gatCTAataacagacctaaaagagaaTCTCTCTCATCACTTCAAAGAAGTTATGGTTGGCTTGATGTATCCACCTGCCTCCTATGATGCCCACGAGCTTTGGCATGCCTTGACG GGAGTAGacatagaagaaaaatgtctaatTGACATATTAGCCTCAAGATCAAATATGGAGATCTTCCAGATGAAAGAAGCCTACCTAATGC AATATAATACTGATCTTCAACAAGATATTGATTCTGAGACGTCAGGTCACTTCAGAGATACACTCATGAACCTTGCTCAG ggAACAAGGATGGAAGGATATGCTGACCCTTCCACAGCTGCTCAGGATGCAATG ATTCTATGGGAAGCATGTCAGCAGAAGACAGGCGAACACAAAAACATGCTGCAAATGATTCTCTGCAACAGGAGTCACCAGCAGTTGTGGATGG tTTTCCAGGAGTTCCAAAATATCTCTGGGCAAGATATAGTAGATGCCATTAATGAATGTTACGATGGATACTTTCAAGAATTACTGATTGCAATAG TTCTCTGCATTCGTGACAAGCCTTCCTACTTTGCTTACAGGCTTTATAATGCAATTCAT GACTTTGGGTTTCACAATAAAACAGTTATTAGGATTCTCATAGCCAGGAGTGAGATTGACTTGATGAACATACGACAGCGATACAAAGAGAGATACAGGAAATCACTCTTCCATGACATTAAA catTTTGCTTCAGGGCATTATGAGAGCGCTTTACTTGCTATCTGTGCTGGTGATACAGAAGATTACTAA